One window of the Felis catus isolate Fca126 chromosome E3, F.catus_Fca126_mat1.0, whole genome shotgun sequence genome contains the following:
- the LOC101091333 gene encoding mesothelin isoform X1, translated as MQGNHPRIPIHPLPHPRDWQTMALQAALPPLGSRGTPTHCSLLLLLLSLGWVLPSRVRAADSRPGVMTPWLQGTSRDLSWQRPELTVLLPRDRRDTEKKACPPERRARVVDENLVFYEPWELEACVDGALLAAQMDRVNMVPFTYQQLGVFKRKLDELYPQGYPESLVRHLGYFFLELTPEDIHKWNVMSLETVKSLLEVSKGHKMDAQVAALIARYLVGGGQLDKATLDTLAAFHPTYLCFLSPEQLESVHHSVVWAARPPDLDACRPAQMDVLYRKARLAFQNMSGSEYFEKMKLYLGGAPTEDLRALSRQNISMDLAAFRTLRPEAVVPLTVAEVRNLLGPNLVGLKAARESSPVRDWISRQRQEDLDSLGLGLRGGIPNGYLVVDLSFREALSGGVRLLRPGPVLTAVPTLLWALVPN; from the exons ATGCAGGGGAACCACCCCAGAATCCCTATCCACCCACTGCCTCACCCAAGGGACTGGCAG ACAATGGCCTTGCAGGCTGCTCTGCCTCCCCTGGGGTCCCGTGGGACCCCCACCCACTGTAGCCTCCTGCTCCTGCTTCTCAGCCTTG GGTGGGTGCTACCTTCCAGGGTCCGGGCTGCAGACTCACGACCG GGTGTCATGACCCCCTGGCTGCAAGGCACCTCCCGGGACCTGTCTTGGCAGCGGCCTGAGCTGACCGTCCTCCTCCCGAGGGACCGGCGGGACACAGAGA AGAAAGCCTGCCCACCAGAGCGGAGGGCCCGTGTGGTGGATGAAAACCTTGTCTTCTACGAGCCCTGGGAGCTGGAGGCCTGTGTAGATGGGGCCCTGCTGGCCGCTCAGATGGACCGGGTGAACATGGTGCCCTTCACCTACCAGCAGCTGGGCGTTTTTAAGCGCAAATTGGACGAG CTCTATCCACAGGGGTACCCCGAGTCCCTGGTCCGGCACCTCGGGTACTTCTTCCTTGAGCTCACCCCCGAGGACATCCACAAGTGGAACGTGATGTCCCTGGAAACCGTGAAATCTCTTCTTGAAGTCAGCAAAGGGCACAAAATGGATGCTCAG GTGGCTGCCCTGATTGCCCGCTATCTGGTGGGAGGGGGCCAGCTGGACAAGGCCACCCTGGACACACTGGCCGCTTTCCATCCGACGTACCTGTGCTTCCTCAGTCCTGAGCAGCTGGAGTCAGTGCACCACAGCGTTGTTTG GGCAGCCCGGCCCCCGGATCTGGATGCATGCCGTCCGGCCCAGATGGACGTACTCTATCGCAAGGCCCGCCTTGCCTTCCAGAACATGAGCGGGTCTGAATACTTCGAGAAGATGAAGCTCTACCTGG GTGGGGCCCCCACGGAGGACCTGCGGGCTCTCAGCCGTCAGAACATAAGCATGGACTTGGCCGCATTCCGGACGCTGCGGCCTGAGGCAGTGGTG CCGCTGACCGTTGCCGAGGTCCGAAACCTTCTGGGTCCGAACCTGGTGGGCCTGAAGGCGGCGCGGGAGAGCAGCCCCGTGCGGGATTGGATCTCACGGCAGCGGCAGGAGGACCTGGACAGTCTGGGCCTGGGGCTCCGAGGCGGCATCCCCAATGGCTACCTGGTCGTGGACCTCAGCTTCCGAG AGGCCCTCTCAGGGGGCGTCCGCCTGCTCCGACCCGGACCTGTGCTCACTGCGGTCCCGACTCTGCTGTGGGCTTTGGTCCCGAACTGA
- the LOC101091333 gene encoding mesothelin isoform X2: MALQAALPPLGSRGTPTHCSLLLLLLSLGWVLPSRVRAADSRPGVMTPWLQGTSRDLSWQRPELTVLLPRDRRDTEKKACPPERRARVVDENLVFYEPWELEACVDGALLAAQMDRVNMVPFTYQQLGVFKRKLDELYPQGYPESLVRHLGYFFLELTPEDIHKWNVMSLETVKSLLEVSKGHKMDAQVAALIARYLVGGGQLDKATLDTLAAFHPTYLCFLSPEQLESVHHSVVWAARPPDLDACRPAQMDVLYRKARLAFQNMSGSEYFEKMKLYLGGAPTEDLRALSRQNISMDLAAFRTLRPEAVVPLTVAEVRNLLGPNLVGLKAARESSPVRDWISRQRQEDLDSLGLGLRGGIPNGYLVVDLSFREALSGGVRLLRPGPVLTAVPTLLWALVPN, encoded by the exons ATGGCCTTGCAGGCTGCTCTGCCTCCCCTGGGGTCCCGTGGGACCCCCACCCACTGTAGCCTCCTGCTCCTGCTTCTCAGCCTTG GGTGGGTGCTACCTTCCAGGGTCCGGGCTGCAGACTCACGACCG GGTGTCATGACCCCCTGGCTGCAAGGCACCTCCCGGGACCTGTCTTGGCAGCGGCCTGAGCTGACCGTCCTCCTCCCGAGGGACCGGCGGGACACAGAGA AGAAAGCCTGCCCACCAGAGCGGAGGGCCCGTGTGGTGGATGAAAACCTTGTCTTCTACGAGCCCTGGGAGCTGGAGGCCTGTGTAGATGGGGCCCTGCTGGCCGCTCAGATGGACCGGGTGAACATGGTGCCCTTCACCTACCAGCAGCTGGGCGTTTTTAAGCGCAAATTGGACGAG CTCTATCCACAGGGGTACCCCGAGTCCCTGGTCCGGCACCTCGGGTACTTCTTCCTTGAGCTCACCCCCGAGGACATCCACAAGTGGAACGTGATGTCCCTGGAAACCGTGAAATCTCTTCTTGAAGTCAGCAAAGGGCACAAAATGGATGCTCAG GTGGCTGCCCTGATTGCCCGCTATCTGGTGGGAGGGGGCCAGCTGGACAAGGCCACCCTGGACACACTGGCCGCTTTCCATCCGACGTACCTGTGCTTCCTCAGTCCTGAGCAGCTGGAGTCAGTGCACCACAGCGTTGTTTG GGCAGCCCGGCCCCCGGATCTGGATGCATGCCGTCCGGCCCAGATGGACGTACTCTATCGCAAGGCCCGCCTTGCCTTCCAGAACATGAGCGGGTCTGAATACTTCGAGAAGATGAAGCTCTACCTGG GTGGGGCCCCCACGGAGGACCTGCGGGCTCTCAGCCGTCAGAACATAAGCATGGACTTGGCCGCATTCCGGACGCTGCGGCCTGAGGCAGTGGTG CCGCTGACCGTTGCCGAGGTCCGAAACCTTCTGGGTCCGAACCTGGTGGGCCTGAAGGCGGCGCGGGAGAGCAGCCCCGTGCGGGATTGGATCTCACGGCAGCGGCAGGAGGACCTGGACAGTCTGGGCCTGGGGCTCCGAGGCGGCATCCCCAATGGCTACCTGGTCGTGGACCTCAGCTTCCGAG AGGCCCTCTCAGGGGGCGTCCGCCTGCTCCGACCCGGACCTGTGCTCACTGCGGTCCCGACTCTGCTGTGGGCTTTGGTCCCGAACTGA
- the LOC101091333 gene encoding mesothelin isoform X3: MTPWLQGTSRDLSWQRPELTVLLPRDRRDTEKKACPPERRARVVDENLVFYEPWELEACVDGALLAAQMDRVNMVPFTYQQLGVFKRKLDELYPQGYPESLVRHLGYFFLELTPEDIHKWNVMSLETVKSLLEVSKGHKMDAQVAALIARYLVGGGQLDKATLDTLAAFHPTYLCFLSPEQLESVHHSVVWAARPPDLDACRPAQMDVLYRKARLAFQNMSGSEYFEKMKLYLGGAPTEDLRALSRQNISMDLAAFRTLRPEAVVPLTVAEVRNLLGPNLVGLKAARESSPVRDWISRQRQEDLDSLGLGLRGGIPNGYLVVDLSFREALSGGVRLLRPGPVLTAVPTLLWALVPN; encoded by the exons ATGACCCCCTGGCTGCAAGGCACCTCCCGGGACCTGTCTTGGCAGCGGCCTGAGCTGACCGTCCTCCTCCCGAGGGACCGGCGGGACACAGAGA AGAAAGCCTGCCCACCAGAGCGGAGGGCCCGTGTGGTGGATGAAAACCTTGTCTTCTACGAGCCCTGGGAGCTGGAGGCCTGTGTAGATGGGGCCCTGCTGGCCGCTCAGATGGACCGGGTGAACATGGTGCCCTTCACCTACCAGCAGCTGGGCGTTTTTAAGCGCAAATTGGACGAG CTCTATCCACAGGGGTACCCCGAGTCCCTGGTCCGGCACCTCGGGTACTTCTTCCTTGAGCTCACCCCCGAGGACATCCACAAGTGGAACGTGATGTCCCTGGAAACCGTGAAATCTCTTCTTGAAGTCAGCAAAGGGCACAAAATGGATGCTCAG GTGGCTGCCCTGATTGCCCGCTATCTGGTGGGAGGGGGCCAGCTGGACAAGGCCACCCTGGACACACTGGCCGCTTTCCATCCGACGTACCTGTGCTTCCTCAGTCCTGAGCAGCTGGAGTCAGTGCACCACAGCGTTGTTTG GGCAGCCCGGCCCCCGGATCTGGATGCATGCCGTCCGGCCCAGATGGACGTACTCTATCGCAAGGCCCGCCTTGCCTTCCAGAACATGAGCGGGTCTGAATACTTCGAGAAGATGAAGCTCTACCTGG GTGGGGCCCCCACGGAGGACCTGCGGGCTCTCAGCCGTCAGAACATAAGCATGGACTTGGCCGCATTCCGGACGCTGCGGCCTGAGGCAGTGGTG CCGCTGACCGTTGCCGAGGTCCGAAACCTTCTGGGTCCGAACCTGGTGGGCCTGAAGGCGGCGCGGGAGAGCAGCCCCGTGCGGGATTGGATCTCACGGCAGCGGCAGGAGGACCTGGACAGTCTGGGCCTGGGGCTCCGAGGCGGCATCCCCAATGGCTACCTGGTCGTGGACCTCAGCTTCCGAG AGGCCCTCTCAGGGGGCGTCCGCCTGCTCCGACCCGGACCTGTGCTCACTGCGGTCCCGACTCTGCTGTGGGCTTTGGTCCCGAACTGA
- the CIAO3 gene encoding cytosolic iron-sulfur assembly component 3 yields MASPFSGVLQLTDLDDFIGPSQDCIKPMKVDKRSGSGVAKIHIEDDGSYFQVTQDGGTRKLEKAKISLDDCLACSGCVTSAETVLITQQSHEELRKVIDANKTAAPGQQRLVVVSVSPQSRASLAAQFGLNPTDTARKLTAFFKKIGVHYVFDTSFSRNFSLLESQREFVQRFRGQADSQQALPVLASACPGWICYAEKTHGSFLIPYLSTVRSPQQVMGSLVKDFFAQQQHLTPDRIYHVTVMPCYDKKLEASRPDFFSQDYQTRDVDCVVTTGEVFKLLEEEGVSLSELEPAPLDSLCSSVSAQEPSSHRGGGSGGYLEHVFQHAARELFGIHVDEITYRPLRNKDFQEVTLEKEGQIVLHFAAAYGFRNIQNLVQKLKRGRCPYHYVEVMACPAGCLNGGGQLKAPSTPGKELLQRVETLYSMVRTEAPEDAPGIQELYRCWLQGEGSERAGRLLHTSYHAVEKASSSLGIRW; encoded by the exons ATGGCGTCGCCCTTCAGCGGGGTGCTGCAGCTGACAGACCTGGATGATTTCATCGGACCGTCTCAG gatTGCATCAAGCCCATGAAGGTGGATAAGAGGTCGGGAAGCGGCGTGGCCAAGATCCACATCGAAGACGATGGCAGTTACTTCCAGGTCACTCAG GATGGAGGGACCCGGAAGCTGGAGAAGGCCAAGATCTCGCTGGATGACTGCCTGGCATGCAGTGGCTGTGTCACCTCGGCAGAGACCGTGCTCATCACTCAGCAAAGCCACGAGGAGCTGCGGAAGGTTATAGATGCCAATAAG ACGGCGGCCCCCGGTCAGCAGAGGCTGGTTGTCGTGTCCGTCTCGCCCCAGTCCAGGGCATCACTGGCTGCACAGTTCGGGCTGAACCCTACAGACACTGCCAGGAAGCTGACTGCATTCTTTAAGAAAATCG GGGTGCACTACGTGTTCGATACCTCCTTCTCGAGGAACTTCAGTCTCCTTGAGAGCCAGCGAGAGTTTGTGCAGAGATTCCGAGGACAGGCCGACTCCCAGCAGGCCTTGCCTGTGCTTGCGTCCGCCTGCCCAG GCTGGATCTGCTACGCGGAGAAGACGCACGGAAGCTTCCTCATCCCCTACCTCAGCACTGTTCGGTCCCCACAGCAGGTCATGGGCTCCCTGGTCAAGGACTTCTTTGCCCAGCAGCAG CATTTGACCCCGGACAGGATCTACCACGTGACGGTCATGCCCTGCTATGACAAAAAGCTGGAAGCTTCCAGACCAGACTTCTTCAGCCAGGACTACCAGACTCGTGATGTGGATTGTGTTGTCACCACAG GAGAAGTCTTCAAGCTGCTGGAAGAAGAAGGGGTCTCACTCTCGGAACTGGAGCCAGCCCCCCTGGACAGTCT GTGCAGCAGTGTGTCTGCCCAGGAGCCCAGCAGCCATCGGGGCGGGGGCTCAGGGGGCTACCTGGAGCACGTGTTCCAGCACGCAGCCCGGGAGCTCTTTGGAATCCACGTGGACGAGATCACCTACAGACCACTGAG GAACAAGGACTTCCAGGAGGTGACCCTGGAGAAGGAGGGCCAAATCGTGCTGCACTTTGCCGCGGCCTATGGCTTCCGCAACATCCAGAACCTGGTGCAGAAGCTCAAGCGAGGGCGCTGCCCGTACCATTATGTGGAGGTCATGGCCTGCCCCGCAG GCTGCTTGAACGGCGGAGGCCAGCTCAAGGCCCCCAGCACGCCCGGCAAGGAGCTTCTCCAGCGCGTGGAGACGCTGTATAGCATGGTCAGGACAGAGGCGCCGGAGGATGCACCTGGCATCCAGGAACTGTACCGGTGCTGGCTGCAGGGCGAGGGCTCGGAGCGTGCTGGCCGCCTGCTGCACACAAGCTACCACGCGGTGGAGAAGGCCAGCTCCAGCCTTGGCATCAGGTGGTAG